tgaatataacgATCTCAACTTACAAACCTGTGGTGTCATGCTGGATTCCGATTCAAATTTATGCCTCCTGTAATAATTCATAATTTCGTTGAATGGGTTTCGTCGTACCACATGATGACATTCGTCCAAAACAATCAGTGTGAAAAGATCCATCGGAATTTTATTCTTTGACTTTTCATCAAGGTGATTACATAGAGATTTAGGAGTACAGAAGAACAAAGTTACACGTCGTACTATGCTAGGAAATGGTTCACATTCACCTTCCAAACTTGCATCCCATTTATAGATTTTCCCCTGAACAAAATGATATTGTGTTTTAAgtaaatttgatatttgataaatgGAGAAACAcgttgtatcattttttttttcattatttattttacagctGCGATTATTCTTACGATGCAAAATCGTAATTGTATAACCAGgcatatataatattaatcgtatttggcacaactttttggaattttgggtcatcagtgctcttcaactttgtacttctttggctttctttactattttaatCTGAACTATTGTCAAAATGtccaattttaatgtttttgtgtatttctctgtccgtaaatttcttgcatttatttgtactgtagtcctgtcatgtagtgtgattgttttattgttatatttaacattgccatacaagcgcgaggtttggctagccgcaaaacccggtgaaacccaccattttttcttaaaatgtcctttcccaagttaggaaaatggcagttgtcaTTTATAGTTCGGTTTCTGTTTGTGTTGCATTgtcggtttttgtttttgttgcacttcagtgtttctgttgtttcgttgtcaGAAGTTTgtcttattaaacatgttaaaggacaaattaattaaattaaataaattgcaaactttatagatattttactttttagtgttATTCCATCATGTCGACCTCATAATAGATTAGGGTCTTACTGCTTTGGTGCGAGTGCAACTAATTATTTTGTTTACGAAACGTGTCtggtgtattaaaattttaaacatatttatttagtgTATCCCTATGAGTGAGTGCACTCGTGCTTGGAGTATCACCAGCATGATGGTCAATGTCACTGTGctgacatgaaatataattcGTAATACCGCAGCTTTGCTTTGAATCTGCGTAAATGAATAGATTCAATCATTTAGAACACTAAGGTTCTTCCTCTGGGACTGTTTGATTTTCCATGATCCTCAAATTCATTATTGATATGTCCGTCAAACTGATTGAACTCAAGCTGAAAACAATCACTTGTACACGCAACGTGCTACTTTTGTATTTGATTCAGTACGGTAACTTTGGGGtgtttttgttcattgttcatgttATGCTCAAATCTATTTTTATTCAGGATGTTAATAAAACAAAGAACTTCTCAAACATGTTAAATCTATGATAGATACCTGAAAATTTAAGTCTTTAAATACTTTACATGCTCTGCTGTACTGCTGTTCTAACAAAACATTGGTCTTGTTTATGAAAACCACTTtacctttaattaaaaaatataataatttaattaaaaaaagggTGTAAGCGTATATTTCTATTAATGACACTTATGTCATGTTCaatgtcaattttaaaatatatgcatttattttttttgtttatcgtATGAGAAAAGTATCGTATAATTACCTTCCGGGTACTTGATCAGATGGTCTTCAATTATATGGTAAGCAACATATGTCTTTCCTGCATTGGTTCCGACACATATGATTGTGTTTTGACCTGTCACAGCTATCTCAGCAAGCTCTTCCTGGTATTTTCGCAGTTTGATTAAACTTGGTATCCTTTCTGTTGATCCAAAGAAAACATAGCTAACTTTTGATAACGGTTGTATGTATATCAGAGATTGCTcgaatgcaaatatatatatatgtttattaaatttaaaactgaaagataagcgatttaattataaatatttttaaaatactgtAAGTACCTAGCTTTAAACAATCAAGCATGCAACTTTCTCCAGTATCAATATAGTATTTCCACTATTTTAAAAAGAGCTATGAATTATAAATAACgcttttgaaaaatgttcattaatttatataaatcacTCAAAAGTACTTCTTATCATAGGTAAGAATAGCCGTTTTAAAAgtctgattttgtgttttcatcTTTCCCTGGTTACTATTGATTTACTCAACATATAtaacaaaattgtaaacaatcaattaatcaagaACCCCTTGTCATTATTGTCATTGGCCCTCTACAATaagatttaaactgtgtacctctTGATAACTTTTTGGATTCATTTAATATTGTAGTTTGTGTTTGCAAGTGAAACTCATGAATATAACCTCaatattttttgtcagttttttaatatATCTGCTGATAAGCTTTATTTGTGACTGTTGAACAGAGGTATAATATTGCTGCCTTTATTTCATACAGTTGACACTTAATGCCATATTGCAAAAACTGTTAAAATCTATCCAAACAAAGTTCAAATAAACCCTATTTGAAAGATccttgatatttttgataatggATATTTCCAAACAATTGAAGGATTAGGACACGAACATGTTATGACTCCAGGAGCGTTATTCTGATTCGAAAGTTTTTCAAATACTAGAAGGTATCAATAATCATCAATATAAATGCAATACTCATAAAATAAACAcgtgatacatgtacataccaGTGATAGATAGAACACAGCTACTTGTTTTACTCCCAAGTTTTAGGGTATATGTTCCACTATCTTCATCGGTAGATTCAGAAATGACAAGCTTGTAGACCTGAACATGTATATCATCGATTATATCACTTAAACATTCCTGTCTGACTTTCCTGCCGTATAAAATTTCCTCGTCATTCTTCAACCATTCTGCTATATACTTCGATCCACTTACAATACATTGTAAGGTTACTGTGTTCCCTTCAATACATGTCGTCTCTTTTAGAGCTTTTATGAATACAGCTGCAAACGGAAAACAAACAGAGTTGATTGCGAATGAGAGCAGGTAGATGGTGTTTTAACAAACATTCTTAATATGGGGACAGTCCTCGGGGAAAGTTTACGTATACCGGTTTTTTAAGACCATTTTGGCACCCGTCATATCTGCGTTCTCTTGATTAAGTTGTTcttttttgttcctttttttttttactaaatataagTTCTATATAAGATGCGAATTAATCATAACTGAAATCCCCTTTTACATCATAAAGATAAGAAATACAGATTTATCATATTTCTTGAATATAAAACATTGTGATACGTACCGTTTTCATTTTCTTGTTGATCCGATATACCCATTCCTGTAGATTAATAATGCTCAATTTTAATTTAGGTCACTTCAAATGGCTAAACAAGAATAGCATATTGAATTACATTTGGTGAAATCATATAAAGGGATAAACCCTATCATATATCTTTACAATGAATGTTCTGTTCTGTTTcttaacgaaaaaatataatgtaaattttGATGGTATACGAATTTGCTTAAGTCTAAATAAAACAGTCAATTTCCACTCCACAATGGCGTGATTCCTAATCACCTAATATAACTTATAATCTTATTGCAAAGCATACAAACATGTATCACTTGAAGAGCAGAATCTGCTGACCCGAAGATCATCAGACCATCCAAGGTAAGGTGAGGTGCGTGCTGCACACggcagtctttaattttctatccaagttttgtatttcttttattgtttttgattCACCTTTTATATAAGGCAGATGTACGGACTATGTCGATAATAAAAACGTGATCAAATTGTTTATATGTACAAAACCTTATAGTTAGACACTAAGccctgtttacaaaaaaaaacattgtatctTCCCATGTCTGACAGAATTTTGCTTTTACGGTAACGCATATGCATACCCAATAGGTGCTCCTTTAGTTGTGAAATGTGTTTTTCATACTCTAAGCTTCTACATCGCCATTCTTCAATTTCTTCTAAGTACTTTCGTTCAGTATCCTCATCCATACTGCAATTTCGCAAATCTTCGACCTCCAAAACAAATTCGTTGTTCTTTTTATTACAAATGATCTGTAATCTACTTGCAATTGCTCCAAATTCATCAAAATAGTCGTGCAATTCCTGATCGCTGACCTCTGTGTTTCCTCTGTGTATTATCTTATTTCTCCTCCTTCGACATCTTTCTAGGTCATCACCTGTCTTCATTTGATGAGGTTGAGGATCAATTTTAGAATCCCATCCATTAGTTGGCTCCAGTGTAGTGTAATGAATGTTTCGCAGGATTGTATAGATAAGAGGAATATCAAAATCCTGGTAAGATCCTTTGTTAACTGCATCTTTAATTTTTGTCCAATCTGAAGATTTAAGACGGCATAATAGCTGATAATTTTTATTGCAGCTATAATCAATATTTCTTGGGTTTTCATAGTACAACAAAACTTCTTGAAGGAACCGGGGTATCAGATTTTGTGCGGCGTGCCCAAGGCGTGCATAGTGAGTCTTGTAAGATATTCCAGGATTACCCAGTGTAGCCATaccaataaacaaatatattctttcctgaaaaaaaataattactagtaacaaacaataaaacaagaCTGTTTttgggaggtttggctagccaaaaAACTACGTTCAACAAtccatttatttctaaaattgtcctgtaccaagtcaggaatataatgttttataaaatagtCCGTTTtgtatgtatgttggtgtttgtttttgtagttgTTAGTGTATTGTTCTATTGTTTTCCTtttacagttgatgtgtttccttagATTTagtttgttcattgttgttaccggatttgttttcacttaatcgatttatgactactGAACAGCAGTTTACTGCTCCCATTCAACATAGAAAGAATCATAAATGCCAATTAGATGAACTTGTGAATACAATGTTTATATCCTGAATGTGAAAGATATATGTTGACAACATTTCAcatacaaaattcaatttttgttctaTTGCCGATTCTAATATTTTGGGCCTTTTCTGTGTACTTCATCATTTGAAGGCATTTAAACTTACCTTGAACTAGTAAACACTGTCATGATATTACCTTCAGTAGGTATTGATTGTTGTGACATGGTAATATACGAATTTCGTGGTATAGGGTTTCGTCATCTTAACTTTTGccagaaaaaacaaaaatatttctctattttttcaaaccttaaaattaaaaggaaacaAATTTATCTCTAACTAATTTGAATGtcgataggtaaaaatgtaaatgcatagaaaatgatataatattattttctgttaaaacaaaaatcattggcttctaataatataaaaatgtcatCAAAGATACCAAGTTTATAATTTAGTAGCCAGATGAGCTGCATTTCTAAACAATACAAGTACGGAACCtttttttcagtggttgtcgtttgttgatttggttcataattgtttctcacttatataaaattgagaaagaaaatgtgtcaaagcgacaacaacccgaccatagaacagacaacagccgaaggccaccaattggtcttcaatgtatatatatatatataagacacaattatatcatgtatatcccatcttcttatatctatcgaCAGTGGATCTCATATTGAAACAAGTAGAAGAACAAATCAATTATGATGTTAATGAGCATTTGTAAAATATGTGTTTTGATTAGAACTTGCAATTGACTCATATAGATCTACTGTGTCCACAGCATAGGCGTCGTAATGGCATCCTTAATTTTCTGTACTAAATATTCCATATAACATATACTAATCCATTTACCAAGAAAATAAATACAAGTTTGAAAGGCTAGAATACTAGCAACCGCTGACGAGTTATACATTTCTATGCCCATCCGAAAACGATATACATTCTTGCTTGCAATGGCAAGACATTTACAGTGAAACTTTGGTGTCATGTTTGTATACTATTTGTATACTATAAGCACCGCCCACTGTTGGACTGTTTTAGTGTATTGGTGTGGACGAGTGTTGTATGAACTTTTGTGATCTCAGAAATGTATTGCAATCGCATTGCAATAAATGATGATTTGTTCCGTCTGTGAATGTTAGATAGTCTCCGATCCGCAACCCACTTTCTGCTCATAGACAAACATGAAAACCAGGATTAACTCAATTTTCGACAAGTTTATATCTTGAATGTGAAAATATGAAACACACAAAATTATCCATAGAAAAATGTCAATAATCAGTGAATGCACGGACAGTTCGCAATTCTGAAGCGTAGGACGATGTATTATTGCTGACAATGCGTTATTCTTTTAGGTGTACAACAATGTACAAGTCACCAGCTGATTgtgttctctttttttttttaactactacacgggcctcaaaggattttaaatcgaaaataaatgcaataaatgCAATAAAGGCTAGCTTTTCTGTCTTTCAAAATAAGATTAATGTACAatattaattgcaggataaacaCAGCTGATATTTGAGGCCAGtcaacagttattgtctattatGTATGTTTTAACATTCACGTCAGTATGAAGGTGTTTACTAAGTTTCTAAACATTTGAATCAGACGAATGCGAATGACGGACAGAATGAATTTCAGAAAACCTGCTTAAAACGAAAGtgaaagtaaatatatataactttttaagTGTGAATATATATACACGGATATAAAATGTTGAGAAATTATTCGTAAGATTGATCATTTAACAGACTTCAAATGCTTAAGGCATGATTGACTACTCACAGTTATATTTGTTCTCCATATTAAACTTAATATTGATCTCTGTCTGTCATAACCACAACAAAAATCAcgtgattttacatttttacattgcataatatataacaaaacaaatgtatTAGCAAAGATCGGTAGATACGTCACTAATTAGTCATGAATATTCATTTATCAGTCACATGACCGCACCTCATGCAAACAACTCGGTAATAACAATGGCATCCATTCAAGattgtatgtaaataaatttaactgaTGAAGATAGTAATCGagcaaaaatacatttaaatgatttgGAACTGTGGAAATATCCAACTAAAGAGATGAAATTAGTGCCGTGGTATTAAAACTTTGGAAAACGATCGGAACTTCTACAAAGGCGAGTGACCTCGTTACGATACGCCTATTTCTGTTGTTGACATGTTTTACCTGAGCTTCAAATAGTCGATCCTTTAAATATCGGAGAGTGAACTATGTCACCAGGCTTTGATTGGAAGTTGACAGTCTATGACACACCTTTTTCATTGACACAGTGACTATTATGGAAATTATATGCAATTACACACACaattctttgtttacatttacgCACATGCGGGGTTTGTAAAACTTAAACTTCTCGATAGGTATTGAAATGAAATGAGAGTTTTACTGGTTCAGTACCAGTTACTGTCaatgtttctttattcttttcGAATATATTTGTACTGGGACTATCTTTGGAAATATATTTGTACTGGGACTATCTTTGGAAATATATTTGTACTGGGACTATCtttggaaatatatttttactgGGACTATCtttggaaatatattttttacgtCAAAAGGGGTACCAAAAGTTATGTCAAATACCACATTATCCTCAGACTTATTATGGTTACGATATCGCGGACCAGTTACCGTCACTTAAAATTATCGGACCACCTAATCATAGTGTATATAAATAATGAATGTCATTTATGCCATTCGATTTTTAGAAGGGAAGTAGATTTGAGAGTTTGTGAAACTGTCAGCAGCCGTTCCTTGTTCATGTCGATTGTACACCCCTCTCACCTGCTCACGTAACGTAAACACTTTTCTGAATTGCCTAATATTATTGcataacacatttttatttagaaatttgtAATGAATTCACTGTGACATAAAacttatttcaataaattcaaagaattcatatgaatagaaaataaatacaGAAAAGACAACAAGTTGGAACAATGTAACTGAAATGTGACATTTTATTAATGTGGTAGAAAAAAAACGCCTTTGATCTCCTTACGCTAacgatatatacatgatatatcttGAATCAATGTTACATGTGACTAAACGCAATGTTTACTGACTTCctatatacttttttctgttgaactatccatagttttgttttaaaatacagtATTTATAACCTCATGCACGTTATTGTTTACAACGAAAACGATTTCCGCTTGCATGACATCCGGGCATTTTTATCAATGATGTCATtctaaaaataacttttaatttatttatagtacAGTCGATCTTTTATAAAGATGTGCATGATATAGTTGATTAAATTATTGAACATATCTTTACTATTAAATGGTACATAGTCGCATTTATCATCTATTCTTttgactattcagtttgggtattttgggaaaaaacaaaaaataaaggcGTCCGGAGATTGTTTCCGGACTCAAGACCAACTTTTAAGTCGTAAAAGACTTCTTGTTTAAACTTGCACAGCATTTTCATAAGAGTGAATCAGTACTCGGGGACAGGACAATAATTTTCACGTTGAACGAGACTCTCTATCtaatatagggaaaacggtactatttattctgccatagacgacaatgttaacattttctaaatttaccactttttaagataaaaacctggataaaacagttatatgttgtgttagtactttattactctgttttaaaaattaaagccaaatagtatattattcatagataaataaaaaatatattgtacccttacatccaatcacagcgctcctaactTGAcctccttcacctgccttgggtacacaaaaggccaacctaatgcagggaaaattaaatactaccgttttccctatagcGGTGATCGCCTTGGAGGAGAAACTTGAAATTGATTGCTAatagtaaatacactttatttatagtatacgtatgttcatcatgttcatagtaTACAACAACGCGAAAATAAtgtaatttaacagaaaacaaaaaaataacggactttgcaaaaaaagggagagggcttcaAAACATTGTCATGCAAGTAACTATaaattttgatacctttttcaGAAATTCTCCAGTTATTAAAAATGCTTAAGCATACTTTCAATGAAGCTCTAAATGAccacgatttcgcgggtgtgttctagtatacatTCATTAAAGAAATAAACTGCATAAAATACACTTAACTGGTGGATAAAAATCAGCAATATGGATTCcacttaaaacaaaaaaatcacatatcataataaaaatatgacatgtatatatatatatatatatatatatatgtatatatgatacatctgatttgttttgtgttttaatgCCACGTTTAAGCACCGCTTTTTGCTATTGTGTGGTGGCCAGTTTTTTATCGGAGGAAGCCGGAGTACCCAGAGAAAACCACctaccttcgataggaaaactgacaatcctagatTGGAGTTGCGTGCAACCGCACGAGCAGGCTTCGAACTTAAAACATAAGTGTTGACTGGCTAATAATTACAGTACACTGCTTAGgacactcggccaccgaggcccctacATCTGTAGAtactaaatcattaaaaatttgaaaaagacaTTAACTATGTTAAAGCCGTACGATGATATCATATAGTTGTATTCAATCGTACTATATTCTTATTTCTAAATATCttgtttgcatttttttattttgttgacaCTAAAATGCTGTTTGTTTAATGTCCAGAGGCAGATGTTTGTACACTTTTCAGACGAGATATTTCAGACATGTATAGGTTTTACCATAGAACGTTGCGCTTTCATAAGTTGACATTAGTTTTTGGCATaatatttgaaggaaaaa
This genomic window from Mytilus galloprovincialis chromosome 9, xbMytGall1.hap1.1, whole genome shotgun sequence contains:
- the LOC143044807 gene encoding ATP-dependent RNA helicase DHX58-like isoform X1, with product MQCKNVKSRDFCCGYDRQRSILSLIWRTNITERIYLFIGMATLGNPGISYKTHYARLGHAAQNLIPRFLQEVLLYYENPRNIDYSCNKNYQLLCRLKSSDWTKIKDAVNKGSYQDFDIPLIYTILRNIHYTTLEPTNGWDSKIDPQPHQMKTGDDLERCRRRRNKIIHRGNTEVSDQELHDYFDEFGAIASRLQIICNKKNNEFVLEVEDLRNCSMDEDTERKYLEEIEEWRCRSLEYEKHISQLKEHLLGMGISDQQENENAVFIKALKETTCIEGNTVTLQCIVSGSKYIAEWLKNDEEILYGRKVRQECLSDIIDDIHVQVYKLVISESTDEDSGTYTLKLGSKTSSCVLSITERIPSLIKLRKYQEELAEIAVTGQNTIICVGTNAGKTYVAYHIIEDHLIKYPEGKVVFINKTNVLLEQQYSRACKVFKDLNFQGKIYKWDASLEGECEPFPSIVRRVTLFFCTPKSLCNHLDEKSKNKIPMDLFTLIVLDECHHVVRRNPFNEIMNYYRRHKFESESSMTPQVLGLTASPGTNRADDGFSAVQHLKCLMANMDVSKLSVVRKYEQELLNYSSTPTKVKIRSTERQHDPVEGILLKAIKNVESVFTNRKVTSFLMQDSLETRTLLSALESAPLDKRVTRYVQWISETKRKTESVMLKDADVPRLIHICLRHLELYVECLEMNSLLEIDNVTELLTDAYGLFSYESQQASTIQEREIIEALKDVTTRLREIRHSVESNPDVNEIIKTLLQEYEILNEDSRFLVFVKTRASAKALAKRLPHCLKATHLTGGTKSKDKAGLHIDEQLEVMGRFREGEHLCIVATSVACEGLDIPQCNLMIRYKFRVDEISSYQMRGRIRDKGGREVILASSEDFERETKNILRQYYMKNAIEQVIDLDLTAHIAIAERGIYASEVQGRLLQQRQSDSKTIGAYTVNCKFCGKPIADGQFIRNIKRKITIIFDKTILTRIRREPLKKITKFDTIKKTERVFGNICGHNWGVILVYQQCDFVAISKDKVNFFDKFSKDLVKFKKWPEFPYRIDEVSDEEVQRYLSQ